GGTAAATCTCGTTTGCAATCTTTACCCGGTGTGGTGCCAGGTAAATACGATCGTCCACAAGGTTGCTTGTTAAATCCACGTTGTCCGTATGCGACCGATCTTTGTCGAACAGTTGAACCAGAATTACGTCACGTAAGAAATCGACAAGTAAAATGTCACACCCCATTAAATGCCCAAGGAGAACCAAGCAATGTCTAATGTCGCACAAGAGAATGCTCCATTGCTCAATGCTATCGGGCTGAAAAAATATTACCCAGTGAAAAAAGGAATGTTTGCGAAAACACAGCAAGTGAAAGCGTTAGATGGGGTGTCTTTTTCTTTAGAACGTGGTAAAACCCTTGCAGTGGTTGGGGAGTCTGGTTGTGGGAAATCCACACTTGGTCGTCTTTTAACCATGATAGAAGAACCTACTGAAGGTGAATTGTATTACAACGGGCAAAACTTCTTAGTGAATGATCACGAAACGAAAGCATTGCGTCGTCAGAAAATCCAAATCGTGTTTCAAAACCCTTACGCATCACTGAACCCGCGTAAGAAGATTGGCACAATTTTGGAAGAGCCCCTAGTCATTAATACCAGTCTATCGGCTAAAGAACGTAAAGAAAAAGTATTGTCCATGATGGCAAAAGTGGGGTTGCGTGCCGAGTTTTATAATCGCTATCCACATATGTTTTCAGGTGGGCAACGTCAGCGTATCGCGATTGCTCGTGGTTTAATGCTTAATCCTGATGTGGTTGTAGCGGATGAACCCGTTTCTGCGTTAGACGTATCCGTTCGTGCGCAAGTGCTGAATTTGATGATGGATTTGCAAGCAGAGCTTGGTTTATCTTACGTATTTATTTCCCATGATCTTTCGGTGGTTGAGCATATTGCTGATGAGGTGATGGTGATGTATTTAGGCCGCTGTGTTGAAATGGGCACAAAAGCACAAATCTTTAATAATCCTCAGCACCCTTATACACAAGCGTTGCTTTCAGCGACACCAAGATTATCGCCTGAATTACGTCGTCAGCGGATTAAATTAAAGGGCGAATTACCAAGCCCGATTAATCCACCAAAAGGTTGTGCATTTAATCCACGTTGTTGGAAAGCGACCGATAAATGTCGAAATGAACAGCCTAAATTGGAAAAATATCCTGATGGTAAGTTAATTGCTTGTTTCCATCTCGATTAGAAAGAGAAAAGAAAATGACCGCACTTGAGTAAGTGCGGTCATTTTTTAGGCATTTTGAGTACGATAGCGGAAATTAAAGAAGACAAAGATGCCGAGTGCAATCATCGCTAATGCTGCGCCACTAAAGCCTATATATTCAAGACCAATGTGACGTGTTATTTGGTTACCAAATAGTGCGCCTGCACCAATACCTGCATTAAAAATACCTGAATAAATGGCGCTCGCTACGTCTGTTGCATCGGGCGCAAGTTGCAGTACACGCATTTGTAATGCGAGTCCGATACAAGAGATTCCTATACCCCAAACAAAGGCCAAGGCAAACATTGTTGCGGTATAACCTGCCGAAGTAAGCATAAAGCCTAAGGAAATAGCTAATAACAGAATTGCATGGATAATAAATTGTGTGGCGCCAAAACGGTATAATCGGTTAAAAATCACACTCGCTGTCACACCTGAAATACCAAAAACTAAAAGAATCATCGTGGTAAGATTAGGATCCATTTGTCCGATTTGAACCATAAATGGCTCAATATAGGTATAAGCGGTAAAGTGTGCTGAAACGATAAGTACCGTTGTGGCATAAAGTCCAATGAGTAATGGACGTTTTGCCAAAATCGGTAGACTAGAAAGTGAGCCGGCATTTTTACTTGGTAGATTTGGTAATAAACGCATAATCAATATCATCACCACTACAGCTAATGCAGCAATGATTGCAAAAGTAATACGCCAGCCAACTAATTGACCAACTACACGTCCTAACGGTAAGCCCAAAATAGTTGCAAGGGATGTACCAATGGCGAGCATACCAATTGCTTGTGTTTTCTTATTCTTCGGTGCCACACGCATGACTAATGATGCTGTAATCGCCCAGAAGAGTGAATGCGCTACCGCAATACACATACGAGCAATAAGAAGAATCCAGTAATTCCAAGCGATGACCGAGATAATATGGCCGATAATAAAAATCACGAAAAGTTTCAGTAACAAACCTTTACGTTCCATATCACCTGTCGCGAGCATGGCGGGTAAAGACATAATCATGACAGTCCAAGCATAAACGGTCATCATTAACCCCACATCGGAGCTTTGCATATCAAAACTTTGTCCGATATCGGTGAGTAACGCAACGGGCACAAATTCTGTGGTATTAAAAATAAAAGCGGCGCAAGCCATGATAACTACGCGCCAAAATTGAGTTTTTTCTGCTTTTTGGTAAAACGACATTATTTTAATTTCTCTTTAATTAATTCCTTAAGTTGATGACGGAAATTTTTATCAATATTTAACTTGTATTGTGGTGCATAGCAGCTATCGAAAAAGCGAATAGGCAATGCCAGTTTTTTGTATTTTTCGTCAGTTGATCTTAAAGTTAAATTGACGTCGCATTGTACATTATCTAAATCAATGGCTCCAGAACCTTCACCTAAAAGTGCGGTTGTTTTTAAGCTTATTTTATCGACTTTGAGTAAGTGGTTTTCAAGCGAAAGATTTGACTCAAAACGCTCGTAAGGCGTATTCATATTTCTGCTTGCAGTTAAATCACTGTTGTAATTAATTGGTAAATACTGTGCCGCCATATCTAATAAATTCAATCCTAAAAGCTCTCCATCACGCGCATTAAAATCAAATTTCCCTTCGATTAATTCTGAGTTTGTAAAGGCTAATTGAGTGTTAAAATCACTCGTACCTGTCATGGTTTGCGGGAAATTAAGTAAAGCTAACAACTGCGTTAAAGGAAAATTTTTACCAGAAAAATTGACCGCACTTTTTTGTAGATAGCTATCAAATTTGAGTACGGCAAGACAATTTGTGGTACATCTAGGTTTAATGTAAGCAATGGCACGTTTCTGTGGCTTTGTTAAATCTGTATGAATTTCAATATAGCCCAGGTCTTGCTGATTGAATTGAACATCATCAAATTGAATAAGTGATTCACTTTCCCGACGGAGGGTAACATGACCTTTGATAAAACGAAAATTAAAGATTCTATTACTGCCATAAAGTGGTTTTGCTAGTTCAACAGTAATGAGAGTTGTTGTGCTAAATGGAATATCATCACTAGTAATATAATTAAGTGGGAAACCGTTGAAATGTACTTGAACATTTGCTGAGTTTTGTGCTTTTGGGGATAACTTGATATTTTGAGCAACTAATTCTTGTAGTTGAGCATTACCCAAAACTAATGATGGCAGAGAAAATTTTCCAGTTATTTTTTCAATACTTATTTGATTATGTTGAACTTTGTCAAAGGAAATATACGGCTCAGGGAAAATGCCCACATTAAACTCTTGGAAGGTAGTTTCATGCTGAGCTAGTGCGGTAGTAATCACTGTTTCCAGTTTTTGAATTCGTGCATAAAAAAAAGCAAAGATCGCAAACAGCACGATCAACAGGCTAATTGCGATCTTTTTCATTGATTAATCCTCATTAATTCGGCTAGCCACCGCATTTTGCTGATGTTTATATTTGGCATCTTTACGGCTAGTGTAAGGGCGCGCTGCCGGGCCGCTTAACACCTCAAAACTCAATGCTCCAATCACCATATTTGGACGCAATGCTAAAGGTAATTTGCCGGAGTTGTAGAATTCCAACACAATTTTGCCTTCCCAACCTGGATCGATACGATGTGCGGTTACATGTACCATTAAACCTAAACGAGCAAGTGAAGAGCGACCATCTAACCAACCGATAATATTGGCAGGGAGTTTCACTGACTCCAATGTGGTTGCTAACGCCAACATACCAGGGTGTAAGAAGAAGGCTTCATCATCACCGATAATAATTTCGTCACTCATCACTGATTCAAGTTGAGCAGAGACTTCTTCTTTCGGGCCACTTAAATCAATATAAGGTGCGGAATGTTCACGAAATACGCGAAATGAATTGCCTAAACGCACATCAATGGTTGCCCCATTGATTTTGTCATTTTCAGGACGAGGCGTTAAAGAAATAATGCCATCATCTAGATAGCGTTCGATATCGGTATCGCAAAGGCGCATGATTTTTCCTATTTTTCGTTTAATAAATGAAGAATTTGAGCTTTTAACATATTAATCGCAATACGGTTTTTACCGCCACGAGGAATTACGATATCCGCATATTGTTTTGATGGCTCAATAAATTGTAAGAACATTGGACGAACGGTTGCGCGGTATTGGTCAATAACAGATTGTAATGAACGACCACGTTCTTCCATATCACGTTGTAAACGGCGGATAAAACAAATGTCTGATGGCGTATCCACGAAGACAGAAATATCAGCTAATTGGCGAACTCGCTCATCAGTGAGCAATAAGATGCCTTCTAAAATGACAATTTTTTTCGGCGTGAAGTGTTTGGTTTCGCCTGTTCTGGTGTGATCAACATAACTATAGACAGGAATATCTACGGCGGTTCCATTTTTTAAGTCTTTTAAGTGTTGAATGAGTAAATCTCTATCCATTGAATTAGGGTGGTCATAGTTTGTTTTTATGCGCTCACTCATCTCTAAATGGCTTTGATCTTTATAGTAGCTGTCTTCAGCAATAATCCCAATTTCTTGGCATCCTAACTCGTTGCAAAGTTCTTTATGAACGGTAGAAGCGATGGAACTTTTGCCTGAAGCGGATGCACCCGTGATGGCGATGATAATACAAGATGAGTTTGACATGGAACGTCCTCAAAAACGGAAGGTAAAAATTACTGGGATTATAAAGAAAAATCAGCTTAAATTCACCTTTCTTTCTTTTTTTATTTTAATTTTTTAAATTTGTGAAGTACTTCACGGAAATTTTTTTCGTTTTCGCTTACGCTGTGCTCGTTTTTATTATTTCATCTGTGTTATTTATGAGGAGCTACAATGAAAATGAATAAAATTTCTCTCTCAATTTCAACCGCACTTTTAGCTGCTGGTTTCATGACATCATCTGCTGTTAATGCTCAAGGGCGTTTGGTGGTGTATTGTAGTGCGACCAACATTCTTTGTGAAACGACAACGAAAGCGTTTGGCGAAAAATATGATGTGAAAACCTCATTTATTCGCAATGGTTCAGGCAGTACTTTCGCAAAAGTTGAAGCAGAAAAAAATAACCCGCAAGCAGACGTATGGTTTGGTGGTACATTCGACCCTCAAGCACAAGCGGCTGAATTAGGCTTAATCGAACCTTATAAATCTAAACACATTGATGAAATCGTAGAACGTTTCCGTGATCCAGCGAAAACCAAAGGACATTATGTCTCTGCGATTTACATGGGTATCTTAGGTTTTGGTGTGAATACCGAGCGTTTAGCAAAATTAGGTATTAAAGAAGTACCAAAATGCTGGAAAGATTTAACTGATCCTCGCTTAAAAGGCGAAGTGCAAATTGCTGACCCACAAAGTGCAGGTACAGCTTACACTGCATTGGCAACTTTCGTTCAGCTTTGGGGCGAAGAAAAAGCCTTTGATTTCTTAAAAGCATTACATCCAAACGTATCTCAATACACCAAATCAGGTGTCACCCCGTCTCGTAATGCGGCACGTGGTGAAACTGCGGTAGGTATCGGTTTCTTACACGATTATGCACTTGAAAAACGTCAAGGTGCGCCGTTGGAATTAGTGGTGCCTTGCGAAGGTACTGGCTATGAATTAGGTGGCGTGAGTATCTTAAAAGGTGCGCGTAACATCGATAATGCAAAATTATTCGTGGATTGGGCATTATCTAAAGAAGGTCAAGAGTTAGCATGGAAACAAGGTGATTCTTTACAAATCTTAACCAACACCACAGCGGAACAATCGCCAACCGCGTTTGATCCAAGTAAACTTAATCTGATCAATTATGACTTTGAAAAATACGGTGCAACCGAACAACGCAAAGCCTTAATTGAAAAATGGGTTCAAGACGTTAAATTAGCGAAATAGTAGTTAAAGTGCGGTTGAAAAACATGAGATTTTTGACCGCACTTTTGCCATTTTAGCCCCACTAAATAGTTTTTACGTGGGTTTCTACGATGAGCGTATCAGCTCATCTTCTTTTATAAACACAGGAGTGAACCAATGAAAATGTCTAACGTTGCTTTAGCACTTTCTGGTGTTGTATTTGGTGGCGTGTTACTGAGCTCTCACGCATCAGCAGCAGAAGGCCGTTTAGTTGTTTATTGCAGTGCACAAAACACGATGTGCGAGCAAGAAACCATGGCTTTTGAGAAAAAATACGGTATTAAAACCAGTTTTATCCGTGGTGGCACAGGCACAATTTTAGCCAAAATTGATGCTGAGAAAGACAACCCTCAAGGGGATGTGTGGTATGGCGGTACGCTGGATCCTCATTCTCAAGCGGGTGAAATGGGCTTACTTGAAGCGTATAAGTCACCAAATCTCGCACAAATTCCTGAACAGTTTAGAGACCCTGCTAAAATTAAAGGCAACTATTCCTCCGCGATTTATCTCGGTGTATTAGGCTTCGGTATTAACCCAGAACGTTTGAAAAAGCTTAATTTACCGACACCAAAATGTTGGAAAGATCTAGCCGATCCTGCGTATCGTAATGAGATCCAAGCAGCCGATCCTCAAAGTTCAGGAACAGGTTATACTCAGTTAGCGACCTATATCCAACTTTGGGGTGAGGATGAAGCGTTCAAATATCTCAAAGAACTCAATAAAAACGTTTCCCAATATACTAAATCCGGTAACACCGCAACCCGTAATACAGCGCGTGGTGAAACCGCAATCGGAATTGGTTTTTTACATGAATATTCTTTAGAGAAAGCAAAAGGCGCACCGGTTGAATTAGTTGTACCTTGCGAAGGTACAGGCTATGAAATTGGTGGCGTGAGCATTATTAAAGGTGCAAGAAACCTTGAAAATGCGAAATTATTTGTGGATTGGGCGTTATCAAAAGAAGCGCAAGAGTTAACCTGGAAAAAAGGGGAAGCGTATTCTATTTTAACCAATAGCACTGCTGAGCAATCGCCTTATGCGCTCGATTTTAAATCCATCAATTTAATTAATTATGATTTTGACAAATACGGCTCAAGTGATTTACGTAAACGTTTGATCACAAAATGGGTTGATGATGTTAAATTAGCAAAATAATGATGTATACATAGCGAAATAATAGCTATTATATTATTTCGCTTTTTTTCTTTTATGCGAGGTTGTATGAACGCAAATAAACTTCCTATTATCCAATCCGCTAATTTTTGGATAATTCTTGCAGTGATTGCATTTCTTCTTCTGCCTTCCCATGCTTTAGATTATGGCTTGTTTGAAAGCACAAGCGATGAATACCTAGGTGCAATGGGGTGGTCTTCATTAAATATTACGGTATTATGGTTTTTACCGGTTCTTTTATACGGTTTGATGCCGCTTCTTAAATTACCGAAGGATACACAAGCGAAAGCAGAGCTTTATCTTGTTGCTGCGGCGGCATTGTTTATCTTTGTCAGTGCGACAATTTATAAAGTCAGCATGGGTTATTCTGTGATTGTATTAATCTCGAGTTTAACCGCATTGGCGACGTTTTCTTTCGCCAAATTAAAAGTGATGCAAGGGGATAAATTTATTATTGCCTCTTTACTTTGCATTATCTTATTAATTTTCTTCTTCATCGTTTATCCAACATTGGCTATCTTTGTTTCAATGTTCTATGACGGTGATACTTTTGCACCGCAACAAGTGATGCGAATTTTAACTCAAAGCTATATTGTACGTGTTATTAGTAACTCGCTATTCTTGTCTGGCTTTGTAGGAATCGTATCAACGATTTTCGGTTTGGCATTTGCGCTTTATACCACCCGTATTGCACGTAGAACGGCATTTATTGGTAAAATTTTCTCTATTTTACCAATCGTCACACCGCCATTCGTTGTGGGCTTAGGGGTAACATTAATGCTTGGCCGTTCTGGTTATGTGACAGAGTTCTTATCCACAACATTTGGATTTGAGAACCATAACTGGTTATACGGTTTCAACGGGATTGCCATTGCACAGATTCTTGCTTTTGCGCCGATTTCATTCATGATTTTAGATGGGGCATTAAAATCGGTTCATCCATCAATTGAAGAGGCGTCTTACACCTTACGTGCAAATCGTTACCAAACTTTCTTCAATATCATCTTCCCATTATTACGTCCGGCATTGGCAAACTCATTCTTAATCGTGTTTATCCAATCCTTAGCGGATTTTAGTAACCCATTAGTATTGGGCGGTAGCTTTGACGTCATCGCGACACAAATCTACTTCTATATCGCAGGCTCACAATTAGATTATGCTTCAGCAAGTACGTTAGGTTCGATGCTTTTAATCTTCTCATTAGCCGTATTTATCATCCAATATATTTGGATTGGTAACCGCTCTTATGTGACCGTTTCAGGTAAATCCTATCGTGGCGATGTACAAGATTTACCAACTGGTTTGAAATATACCATCATTTGTATGCTTGGTTTCTGGGTATTCTTTAACTTAGCGTTATACGGCAGTATTTTCTATGGTAGTTTCACTGTAAACTGGGGCGTGGATTATACTTTAACCTTCAAAAACTATGCGATGTTATTCGGACAAGGCTTAAGTGATGGGGCATGGCCATCATTGATTAATACCTTAATCTATGCAGGAATTGCCGCACCATTGACCGCACTTTTCGGTTTATTAATTGCATATATTGTGGTGCGTAAAGATTTCCAAGGTAAAAAATCTCTTGAGTTCTTAACTATGCTTTGTTTTGCGGTACCAGGAACCGTTGCAGGGGTATCTTATATTTTAGCCTTTAACAATGCGCCACTTTACATTACGGGTACCAGCATTATCGTGATCATCTCAATGGTCATGCGTGATTTACCAATCGGTATGCGAGCAGCGATTGCAGGTCTTGGTCAATTAGATAAATCACTCGATGAAGCATCTCTTTCTTTAAAAGGCAGCTCATGGAAAACCTTATGGTTTATCGTTTTACCATTGTTAAAACCAGCGTTACTTTCTGCATTGGTCACCAGCTTCGTTCGTGCGATGACTACCGTAAGTGCGATTATCTTCTTAGTCACTGCTGATACACGTGTGGCAACAGCCTATATTTTAAACCGTGTAGAAGATGGTGAATATGGTGTTGCTATCGCATACGGTTCAATTTTAATCATCGTGATGATGGCTATTATTTTATTCTTTGACTGGATTGTGGGTGATACCCGAATTTCCCGTTCTAAAGCGAAAAAAATGAATTAACTCGTTAAGTTGTAGGTAAATATTATGAGTAATAATGATTTCTTAGTATTAAAAAATATCACCAAATCTTTTGGTAAATCCACAGTCATTGATAATTTAGATTTAACCATTAAACGTGGCACCATGGTGACCTTATTAGGGCCATCTGGTTGTGGTAAAACCACTGTGTTACGTTTAGTGGCAGGCTTAGAAAACCCAACTTCAGGTCAAATTTTTATTGATGGTGAAGATGTAACCAAATCGTCTATTCAAAATCGTGATATTTGTATCGTATTCCAATCTTACGCATTGTTCCCGCATATGAGCATCGGTGATAACGTCGGTTATGGTTTACGTATGCAAGGCGTGGGTAAAGAAGAGCGCGCTAAACGTGTAAAAGAAGCGTTAGAATTGGTTGACTTAGCGGGGTTTGAAGATCGTTTTGTGGATCAAATTTCGGGTGGTCAACAACAACGTGTGGCATTAGCACGTGCGTTAGTATTAAAACCAAAAGTATTACTTTTTGATGAACCATTAAGTAACTTGGATGCAAACTTACGTCGTTCTATGCGTGAAAAAATCCGTGAATTACAACAAAGTTTAGGTATTACCTCACTTTATGTGACTCACGACCAAACTGAAGCATTTGCGGTATCCGATGAAGTTATCGTCATGAATAAAGGTAAAATCATGCAAAAAGCACCTGCAAAAGAGCTTTATTTGCGTCCAAACTCTTTATTCCTAGCAAACTTCATGGGCGAATCGAGTATCTTTGAAGCTAAATTGGAAAATAACACTATTGATGTTAATGGTTACAAATTACCATTAAGTAATGCCGCGCAATTTAATTTACCAGATGGCGAATGCTTAGTGGGCGTGCGTCCTGAAGCGATTTATTTAAAAGCCGAAGGTGAAGCTGCACAACAATGTGAAATCAAGAGTGCAGTCTATATGGGTAACCACTGGGAAGTGGTGGCAATTTGGGCAGGCAAAGAATTGCTCATTAACACCAAACCAGAAGACTTCAATGCTGATCTCAAACAAGCTTATGTGAACTTCTCTGAACAAGGTATTTTCTTGTTGAAGAAAGAGAAATAATATCAATTTAAGGGCGTATGGAAGCATACGCCTTTTCTTTTAAAATCCTTTCAAAATTGACCGCACTTTTCCGCTCATTTTTACTTTATCTAACAGAGCTGTATAATGTCTCGCTTTTGAATATAAATGATAGAAGGAGAAAGCTCATGATTAAAACCGATACCTTACCGCAATTTTTGCGTAACAAAGTGGCGGAAAATGATGCTTTTGGTCTTGTAGAGGGCTTGTGCCAATTATTACGTAGCAGCCCCACAGAAAAAATTTCGCCGACCTTGCATTTATTTAAGTTTATCTTAAAGAACGATAAAGAATTAGGCTATTCTGTTTCGAAATTATTATGCGGTTGGTTATGTGGTTTACGTCTTTATCCCTTGTTTATTAGCAGCGGAATTCTTACGCGTGGCGGTTTTGGACAAGAAATGAAAACGCGTATTTATGAGCGTTTTAACCCGTCTTTTAAAGATATTAATGATTTACGTGATATTTTTTATTTATTGTTCAGTGATAAAAATGATGCCCGCTGGATTGATGCCGTCCCATTAAAAACATGGCGAGGCGTATTTGGTGTTTTAACCCGTTATACAGAACAAAAAGATCGTGAGCGTTTAAAAAATCATATTGAAAGTGAAGGGCTATTTGCCATTGAAATGCTTTCAATTTGGATTGCCGCTGAAGATATGGATCCTGAGCTGATGCGAATGGAACCTTCTCTGTTGAATGCAGATTCGCCTTTTGTGGCTTTACACCATGAAGTGGTTGATTGGGTAGAGGCGCGTCGCCAATCAACGGTTTTTGATGATAGCCATTTACAGGTAATGTTTGATCAATGTAAGGCATTGATTATTGGCTTACAGAAACGTGGGGCGGTAGTGGGATCATCCTTAAATACGGCGTATTTATTGGAACGTCTTTCCCAGACTTTAGAACGATTAGAAACCTTGATGGCGATTTTTGTTTCAAATCGCTATTTGCCGCGTCGAATCTTATTATTAACCGGTTGTTTTGCTCGTGCAGCAGCAGAACGACATAGTATTTCGCGACTATGGAAACAAAGCTCAGGATTGATGGCTCGTAGTGTTACGCAGAATGCCGGCGATCATGGTGAGCATTACATTACTCGAGATAAAAAAGAGTATTGGGCAATGTTTTATTCTGCAGCGGGTGGTGGTGTATTAATTGCACTGATGGCGTTATTTAAAACCTATCTAGGTAGCATCATTGATGACAAAGTCTGGAAAGGGATTGCCGAAGGCTTAAATTACGGCTTAGGTTTTATGGTGATCTTTATGTTGCATTTCACAGTTGCAACCAAACAGCCAGCCATGACTGCAGCCCGTTTTGCTGAGGCTGTTGAGAAAACGCCTCAAGGTAAAACCGTCAATATGAAATTAGCCCAATTATTAGTGGATGTATTTCGTTCTCAAAGTATTGCTGTGCTAGGTAATGTGCTCATTGCGATGGGCTTAGCCGCATTGATTGCGTTTGGTTACCAATATAAAACGGGTGAGCCATTGATGAATGCCGATCAAATCGCGTATCAGTTGCATAGCATTGATCCTTTTGCAGGAACCTTATGGTTTGCCGCCATTGCGGGTGTATGGTTATTCTGCTCAGGGATTATTTCGGGCTATTTTGATAACCGCAGCAATTATTTGAATATGCGCATGCGTTTAGCCCAACATCCATTATTGAAAAAATTAATGTCTGAGAAATCTCGCGTTAAATTTGCTAATTATATGCATGAGAATTATGGCTCGCTTATCGGTAACCTTTGCTTTGGTATGCTGCTTGGTATTACCGGTGTGGTGGGTTACTTAACGCACCTTCCGTTAGATATTCGTCATGTGGCATTTTCATCTGCGAATGTGGGTTATATTGCAGTGAGCGGACAATTCACCTATTC
This portion of the Haemophilus parainfluenzae T3T1 genome encodes:
- a CDS encoding site-specific recombinase, translated to MIKTDTLPQFLRNKVAENDAFGLVEGLCQLLRSSPTEKISPTLHLFKFILKNDKELGYSVSKLLCGWLCGLRLYPLFISSGILTRGGFGQEMKTRIYERFNPSFKDINDLRDIFYLLFSDKNDARWIDAVPLKTWRGVFGVLTRYTEQKDRERLKNHIESEGLFAIEMLSIWIAAEDMDPELMRMEPSLLNADSPFVALHHEVVDWVEARRQSTVFDDSHLQVMFDQCKALIIGLQKRGAVVGSSLNTAYLLERLSQTLERLETLMAIFVSNRYLPRRILLLTGCFARAAAERHSISRLWKQSSGLMARSVTQNAGDHGEHYITRDKKEYWAMFYSAAGGGVLIALMALFKTYLGSIIDDKVWKGIAEGLNYGLGFMVIFMLHFTVATKQPAMTAARFAEAVEKTPQGKTVNMKLAQLLVDVFRSQSIAVLGNVLIAMGLAALIAFGYQYKTGEPLMNADQIAYQLHSIDPFAGTLWFAAIAGVWLFCSGIISGYFDNRSNYLNMRMRLAQHPLLKKLMSEKSRVKFANYMHENYGSLIGNLCFGMLLGITGVVGYLTHLPLDIRHVAFSSANVGYIAVSGQFTYSLLLQCIGFVLLIGLVNLIVSFSLTLWVALRSLNAEIDSWWPIWYEVCQIVKKRPLSLFLPVQLDK
- the fbpC gene encoding ferric ABC transporter ATP-binding protein, with translation MSNNDFLVLKNITKSFGKSTVIDNLDLTIKRGTMVTLLGPSGCGKTTVLRLVAGLENPTSGQIFIDGEDVTKSSIQNRDICIVFQSYALFPHMSIGDNVGYGLRMQGVGKEERAKRVKEALELVDLAGFEDRFVDQISGGQQQRVALARALVLKPKVLLFDEPLSNLDANLRRSMREKIRELQQSLGITSLYVTHDQTEAFAVSDEVIVMNKGKIMQKAPAKELYLRPNSLFLANFMGESSIFEAKLENNTIDVNGYKLPLSNAAQFNLPDGECLVGVRPEAIYLKAEGEAAQQCEIKSAVYMGNHWEVVAIWAGKELLINTKPEDFNADLKQAYVNFSEQGIFLLKKEK